The Amycolatopsis sp. 195334CR genome includes a window with the following:
- a CDS encoding DUF1883 domain-containing protein: protein MYHKTFDLGTVQRETVVTVRLNAMANVRLLTEVNYTAYRRKQFYRMHGGVATAPLFKISVPSTAHWYLVLDVEGLEPRPLHPQVTIGQLTRQIRR from the coding sequence TTGTACCACAAGACTTTCGACCTGGGCACGGTACAACGCGAAACCGTGGTCACGGTCCGGCTCAACGCGATGGCGAACGTCCGCCTGCTGACCGAGGTCAACTACACCGCCTACCGGCGCAAGCAGTTCTACCGGATGCACGGCGGCGTGGCCACCGCCCCGCTGTTCAAGATCTCCGTGCCCAGCACCGCGCACTGGTACCTGGTGCTGGACGTGGAAGGCCTGGAGCCGCGGCCGCTGCACCCGCAGGTGACGATCGGCCAGCTCACCCGCCAGATCAGGCGGTGA
- a CDS encoding tripartite tricarboxylate transporter substrate binding protein, whose translation MEQKPWRRWVPWAAAVLATGAVVATAPADDTAAGSTAMDVLGGAQLRIMAPAAPGGGWDQTSREMQAALRELAGRTEVYNVAGAGGTIGLSQFVRFGDDPAQLMTTGLIMVGAAKANKSAHSLADTTPLVRLTTDYQAIVVPSASPLRTTADLAAAMRADLPAVSIAGGSAGGVEQILAGLMAKAAGGDPARVSYVAHSGGGEALTTLLSGRAVIGISGLSEIQPQIEAGTVRALAVSSPERLPSVPGIPTLREGGMDVELQNWRGVTAPKGISDEEEQALETLLLDMTRTSAWQDALQRRGWGDATLAGPEFEEFVRTEQERVSQVLDEIGLG comes from the coding sequence ATGGAGCAGAAACCCTGGCGCCGCTGGGTGCCCTGGGCGGCCGCGGTACTGGCCACCGGTGCCGTGGTCGCCACCGCACCCGCCGACGACACGGCCGCCGGATCGACGGCGATGGACGTGCTCGGCGGCGCGCAGCTGCGGATCATGGCCCCGGCCGCGCCCGGCGGCGGCTGGGACCAGACCTCCCGCGAGATGCAGGCCGCGCTGCGGGAGCTGGCCGGCCGGACCGAGGTCTACAACGTGGCGGGCGCGGGCGGCACGATCGGGCTCAGCCAGTTCGTCCGCTTCGGCGACGACCCGGCGCAGCTGATGACCACCGGGCTGATCATGGTCGGCGCGGCCAAGGCCAACAAATCCGCGCACTCGCTGGCCGACACCACTCCCCTGGTCCGGCTGACCACCGACTACCAGGCGATCGTGGTGCCCTCGGCCTCCCCGCTGCGCACCACCGCCGACCTCGCCGCGGCGATGCGGGCCGACCTGCCCGCGGTGTCCATCGCGGGTGGTTCGGCGGGTGGGGTCGAGCAGATCCTGGCCGGGTTGATGGCCAAGGCGGCGGGCGGCGACCCCGCGCGGGTCAGCTACGTGGCGCACTCCGGTGGTGGCGAGGCGCTGACCACGCTGCTGTCCGGCCGTGCCGTCATCGGCATCTCCGGGCTCTCCGAGATCCAGCCGCAGATCGAGGCGGGCACCGTGCGCGCGCTCGCCGTGTCGAGTCCCGAGCGGCTCCCGTCGGTGCCCGGGATCCCGACCCTGCGCGAAGGCGGCATGGACGTCGAACTGCAGAACTGGCGCGGGGTCACCGCGCCCAAGGGGATCAGCGACGAAGAGGAGCAGGCGCTGGAAACCCTGCTGCTCGACATGACGCGCACGAGCGCGTGGCAGGACGCGCTGCAGCGACGCGGTTGGGGCGACGCCACGCTGGCCGGGCCGGAGTTCGAAGAGTTCGTCCGCACCGAGCAGGAACGCGTGTCGCAGGTGCTCGACGAGATCGGGCTGGGGTGA
- a CDS encoding tripartite tricarboxylate transporter permease: MDQFALLLDGFAGALTPGHLLFALAGVTIGTAVGVLPGIGPALTVALLLPITFRLDPSSALIMFAGIYYGGMYGGSTTSILLNTPGESASMISALEGNKMARAGRAAAALATAALGSFVAGTIGTVALTFLAPSVADFATTFGPPEYVALMAVAFVTVSALLGPSLLKGAASLLTGLTIGLIGIDSQTGQPRLVFGVESLLDGIDIVIVVVALFALSEAFGHLLTGTGHSTVRPLRERAILSKKDFRRSWPSWLRGTALGFPIGSLPAGGAEVPTFLSYSVEKKLTKHPEEFGKGAIEGVAGPEAANNAAAAGVLVPLLTIGLPTSATAAVILTAFQSYGLQPGPQLFTESGPLVWTLIASLYVGNLMLLVLNLPLARVWARLLTIPAYGIYAGVLVFATLGAYAAGGTTADLLILCGLGLVGLLMREAGIPVAPAVVGLILGPIAEQQLRRALTLSEGDPSILVSGPITIVLWIVVALALLIPAVLALRRRRADRYAAV, from the coding sequence ATGGACCAGTTCGCACTGCTGCTCGACGGCTTCGCCGGCGCGCTGACCCCGGGCCACCTGCTGTTCGCGCTGGCCGGGGTGACCATCGGCACCGCGGTCGGCGTGCTGCCGGGCATCGGGCCCGCGCTGACCGTGGCGCTGCTGCTGCCGATCACCTTCCGGCTGGACCCGTCGAGCGCGCTGATCATGTTCGCCGGCATCTACTACGGCGGCATGTACGGCGGGTCGACCACCTCGATCCTGCTCAACACCCCCGGCGAGAGCGCGTCGATGATCTCCGCGCTGGAGGGCAACAAGATGGCGCGGGCCGGGCGGGCGGCGGCCGCGCTGGCCACCGCCGCGCTGGGCAGTTTCGTGGCGGGCACGATCGGCACCGTGGCGTTGACCTTCCTGGCGCCGTCGGTGGCCGATTTCGCCACCACCTTCGGCCCGCCGGAGTACGTGGCGCTGATGGCGGTCGCCTTCGTCACGGTCAGCGCGCTGCTCGGGCCGAGCCTGCTCAAGGGCGCGGCGAGCCTGCTCACCGGGCTGACCATCGGGCTGATCGGCATCGACTCGCAGACCGGGCAGCCGCGGCTGGTCTTCGGCGTCGAGTCGCTGCTCGACGGCATCGACATCGTGATCGTGGTGGTCGCGCTGTTCGCGCTGAGCGAGGCGTTCGGGCACCTGCTCACCGGCACCGGGCACAGCACCGTGCGGCCGCTGCGCGAACGCGCCATCCTGTCCAAAAAGGACTTCCGCCGGTCGTGGCCGTCGTGGCTGCGCGGGACCGCGCTGGGCTTCCCGATCGGCAGCCTGCCCGCCGGTGGCGCCGAGGTGCCCACGTTCCTCAGCTACAGCGTGGAGAAGAAGCTCACCAAGCACCCGGAGGAGTTCGGGAAGGGCGCCATCGAGGGCGTCGCCGGTCCCGAGGCGGCCAACAACGCCGCCGCGGCCGGGGTGCTGGTGCCGCTGCTGACCATCGGGCTGCCGACCTCGGCCACCGCGGCGGTGATCCTGACCGCGTTCCAGTCCTACGGGCTGCAGCCGGGCCCGCAGCTGTTCACCGAATCGGGTCCGCTGGTGTGGACGCTGATCGCGAGCCTGTACGTGGGCAACCTGATGCTGCTGGTGCTCAACCTGCCGCTGGCGCGGGTGTGGGCGCGGCTGCTGACGATTCCCGCGTACGGCATCTACGCCGGGGTGCTGGTGTTCGCCACGCTCGGCGCGTACGCGGCCGGTGGCACCACGGCGGACCTGCTGATCCTGTGCGGTCTCGGGTTGGTCGGGCTGCTGATGCGGGAGGCGGGCATCCCGGTGGCACCCGCGGTGGTCGGGCTCATCCTCGGGCCGATCGCCGAGCAGCAGCTGCGGCGCGCGCTGACGTTGTCCGAGGGCGACCCGTCGATCCTGGTCTCCGGGCCGATCACCATCGTGCTGTGGATCGTGGTGGCGCTGGCGCTGCTGATCCCGGCGGTGCTCGCGCTCCGCCGGCGCCGGGCCGATCGGTACGCTGCCGTGTGA
- a CDS encoding tripartite tricarboxylate transporter TctB family protein: protein MPGTELRTIRATLAFGALMLVAAVLVVVDAVRLPETSAVVGPAAVPLPVGVLLAVVGAALLVRSRAQLATATPGEERPPHGALRVVALVATLAAFALLLPVLGYVVCSAALFTATAMLLGAPRRRRPRPSAGRWPPSSSWSSTA from the coding sequence ATGCCTGGAACCGAACTGCGCACGATCCGCGCGACCCTGGCCTTCGGCGCGCTGATGCTGGTCGCCGCCGTGCTCGTGGTGGTGGACGCGGTGCGCCTGCCCGAAACCTCCGCCGTGGTCGGGCCCGCCGCGGTGCCGTTGCCCGTCGGCGTGCTGCTGGCCGTGGTCGGCGCCGCGTTGCTGGTGCGGTCACGCGCCCAATTGGCCACCGCGACCCCGGGTGAGGAACGCCCGCCGCACGGCGCGCTCCGCGTCGTGGCGCTGGTCGCCACGCTCGCCGCTTTCGCGCTGCTGCTGCCGGTGCTCGGGTACGTGGTGTGCTCGGCGGCGCTGTTCACCGCCACCGCCATGCTGCTCGGCGCCCCGCGCCGCCGGCGACCGCGGCCGTCGGCTGGGCGCTGGCCGCCGTCGTCTTCCTGGTCTTCGACCGCCTGA
- the tcuA gene encoding FAD-dependent tricarballylate dehydrogenase TcuA: MAQPEVIVVGGGNAGFSAAHAAAERGRRVVLLERGSRELAGGNSFYTAGAVRIVHDGLASVADLLDPDDRHAISDLPPYPAEQFHADMTKVTGGRNDPALTEVLVSRSQDTLRWLHGKGLRYRLMYERQAYPDEHGRQVFWGGLAVGSTGGGKGLIEQHTAAAERAGVEIRYGVRARDLIQEGNRIVGVTWTDDTGAEGELRAESVVLAAGGFEADPELRREHLGEGWQRAKVRGTPFNTGDMLTAAIKAGAATHGDWSTCHSVAWDAWAEGNESNRELTNQLTRGGYPLGIVVNRRGERFIDEGADFRNYTYALYGARILAQPDGLAFQLFDATTRPRLRTEEYDMPGASVVSAGTLAELAEGIGVDAAALERTVREFNASIDRDVPLDLAVKDGRAAKVDPPKSHWAIPLETAPYYAFPVTCGITFTFGGLRADEHGRVLDPAGAPLPGLFVCGEMLGGLFSGNYPGGTGLTSGAVFGRRAGTLA; encoded by the coding sequence ATGGCGCAGCCCGAGGTGATCGTGGTCGGCGGGGGCAACGCGGGGTTCAGTGCCGCGCACGCGGCGGCCGAACGCGGACGGCGGGTGGTCCTGTTGGAGCGGGGCAGCCGGGAGCTGGCCGGGGGCAACAGCTTCTACACCGCCGGCGCGGTGCGGATCGTGCACGACGGGCTGGCCTCGGTGGCCGACCTGCTCGACCCGGACGACCGGCACGCGATCAGCGACCTGCCGCCGTACCCGGCCGAGCAGTTCCACGCCGACATGACCAAGGTGACCGGAGGCCGCAACGATCCGGCGCTGACCGAGGTGCTGGTGTCGCGCAGCCAGGACACGCTGCGCTGGCTGCACGGCAAGGGCCTGCGGTACCGGCTGATGTACGAGCGCCAGGCCTATCCGGACGAGCACGGCAGGCAGGTGTTCTGGGGCGGGCTCGCGGTCGGCAGCACCGGCGGCGGCAAGGGGCTGATCGAGCAGCACACCGCGGCGGCCGAGCGCGCGGGCGTGGAGATCCGCTACGGCGTGCGCGCCCGCGACCTGATCCAGGAGGGCAACCGGATCGTCGGCGTCACCTGGACCGACGACACCGGTGCCGAAGGCGAGCTGCGCGCGGAGTCGGTGGTCCTCGCCGCGGGCGGTTTCGAGGCCGACCCCGAGCTGCGCCGCGAACACCTCGGCGAGGGCTGGCAGCGGGCCAAGGTGCGGGGCACCCCGTTCAACACCGGCGACATGCTCACCGCCGCGATCAAGGCGGGCGCGGCCACCCACGGCGACTGGTCCACCTGCCACAGCGTGGCCTGGGACGCCTGGGCCGAGGGCAACGAGAGCAACCGCGAGCTGACCAACCAGCTGACCCGCGGCGGCTACCCGCTCGGCATCGTGGTGAACCGGCGCGGCGAGCGGTTCATCGACGAGGGCGCGGACTTCCGCAACTACACCTACGCGCTCTACGGCGCGCGCATCCTCGCCCAGCCGGACGGGCTCGCGTTCCAGCTGTTCGACGCCACCACCCGGCCGCGGCTGCGTACCGAGGAGTACGACATGCCCGGCGCGTCGGTCGTCTCGGCGGGCACGCTCGCCGAACTCGCCGAAGGGATCGGCGTGGACGCGGCGGCGCTGGAGCGCACGGTGCGCGAGTTCAACGCCTCGATCGACCGTGACGTGCCGCTCGACCTCGCGGTGAAGGACGGCCGCGCGGCGAAGGTCGACCCGCCCAAGTCGCACTGGGCCATCCCGCTGGAGACCGCGCCGTACTACGCCTTCCCGGTCACCTGTGGCATCACCTTCACCTTCGGCGGCCTGCGCGCCGACGAGCACGGCCGGGTGCTCGACCCGGCGGGCGCGCCGCTGCCGGGCCTGTTCGTCTGCGGTGAGATGCTCGGTGGTCTGTTCAGCGGGAACTACCCGGGCGGCACCGGCCTGACCTCCGGCGCGGTGTTCGGCAGGCGGGCTGGGACACTGGCCTGA
- a CDS encoding FadR/GntR family transcriptional regulator — MARPQRGAEITRQIIDLIVERELPPGAPMPTELSLMDDLGVSRTSIREAIKALQALGIVEVRHGHGTFVGSGGPEALQTWLMFRTRTRGDVGRLRDLLELREMIETELTRRVASRHRPELIGELEACVARMRRKGPDAAVADREFHDLLGAEAGFALARELTALFWDVYRATEPEVGGPVSSPASTAKRHQRIVDALAAGDPDAAVEAMHRHFDEVRKRAKAAPYGAPVTA, encoded by the coding sequence GTGGCGCGTCCCCAACGCGGTGCCGAGATCACCCGGCAGATCATCGATCTGATCGTCGAGCGCGAGCTGCCGCCCGGCGCGCCGATGCCCACCGAGCTGAGCCTGATGGACGACCTCGGGGTCAGCCGCACCTCGATCCGCGAGGCGATCAAGGCGCTGCAGGCGCTGGGCATCGTCGAGGTGCGGCACGGCCACGGCACCTTCGTCGGCTCCGGCGGGCCGGAGGCGCTGCAGACGTGGCTGATGTTCCGTACCCGCACCCGCGGTGACGTCGGACGGCTCCGTGACCTCCTGGAACTGCGGGAGATGATCGAGACCGAGCTGACCCGGCGCGTGGCCTCGCGGCACCGGCCCGAGCTGATCGGCGAACTGGAGGCGTGCGTCGCGCGGATGCGCCGCAAGGGCCCGGACGCCGCGGTGGCCGACCGGGAGTTCCACGACCTGCTCGGCGCCGAGGCCGGGTTCGCGCTCGCGCGCGAGCTGACCGCCCTGTTCTGGGACGTCTACCGCGCCACGGAACCCGAAGTCGGCGGCCCGGTCTCGTCCCCGGCTTCGACCGCGAAACGGCACCAGCGGATCGTCGACGCACTGGCCGCCGGCGATCCGGACGCCGCGGTCGAAGCCATGCACCGCCACTTCGACGAGGTGCGCAAGCGGGCCAAGGCCGCGCCCTACGGCGCCCCGGTCACCGCCTGA
- a CDS encoding PepSY domain-containing protein produces MTTDEFVETDAEAARARRRSARPLLLRLHFYAGVFIGPFLLVAALTGLLYIFTPQLEQVVYDHELHVPAGSSAQPLESQLTAARQAVPDGTVVRVRPGREATDTTQVIFSRPDLEASHWLTAYVDPYSSQVRGVLETYGSSQATPVRTWIDQLHRSLHLGDFGRLYSELAASWLWVVVLGGLVLWWSKRRQHRAADRRAKGRRKLVAWHAATGSWVAIVLLFLSVTGLTWSQYAGESITDLRKALSWETPTLATSLSEHAEHGAHAGHSGHHSAPVADAGPDRVLDAARDHGLDGPVELTLPAGEGEVYLVKQIKTSWPEKQDTVAIDPASAQVLETLRFDDFPLGAKLARWGIDAHMGLLFGLPNQIVLAVVCLSLITMVVWGYRMWWHRRPTRDGFGMGKPFARGGWRSMPPAALVALIVVGALGAWFLPVFGVTLLGFLLVDALLGLRAKARQQTP; encoded by the coding sequence GTGACCACTGACGAGTTCGTCGAAACCGACGCGGAAGCGGCCAGGGCGCGGCGGCGCTCGGCGCGTCCGCTGCTGCTGCGCCTGCACTTCTACGCCGGTGTGTTCATCGGCCCGTTCCTGCTGGTCGCCGCGCTGACCGGACTGCTGTACATCTTCACCCCGCAGCTGGAGCAGGTCGTCTACGACCACGAGCTGCACGTCCCGGCCGGTTCGTCCGCGCAGCCGCTGGAGTCCCAGCTGACCGCCGCGCGGCAGGCCGTGCCGGACGGGACCGTGGTCCGGGTGCGCCCCGGCCGCGAGGCCACCGACACCACCCAGGTCATCTTCAGCCGCCCCGACCTGGAGGCCAGCCACTGGCTGACCGCCTACGTCGACCCGTACTCCAGCCAGGTGCGCGGGGTGCTGGAGACCTACGGCTCCAGCCAGGCCACCCCGGTCCGCACCTGGATCGACCAGCTGCACCGCAGCCTCCACCTCGGCGACTTCGGCCGGTTGTACAGCGAGCTCGCGGCGAGCTGGCTGTGGGTGGTGGTGCTCGGCGGGCTGGTGCTGTGGTGGTCGAAGCGGCGCCAGCACCGCGCGGCCGACCGCCGCGCGAAGGGCAGGCGCAAGCTGGTCGCCTGGCACGCGGCGACCGGGTCCTGGGTGGCGATCGTGCTGCTGTTCCTGTCGGTGACCGGGCTGACCTGGTCGCAGTACGCCGGCGAGAGCATCACCGACCTGCGCAAGGCGCTGTCCTGGGAGACCCCGACGCTGGCCACCAGCCTGTCCGAGCACGCGGAGCACGGCGCCCACGCCGGCCACAGCGGGCACCACTCGGCCCCGGTTGCCGACGCCGGGCCGGACCGGGTGCTCGACGCCGCCCGTGACCACGGCCTCGACGGCCCGGTCGAGCTCACCCTGCCCGCCGGTGAGGGCGAGGTGTACCTGGTCAAGCAGATCAAGACCAGCTGGCCGGAGAAGCAGGACACGGTCGCCATCGACCCGGCGAGCGCGCAGGTGCTGGAAACCCTGCGCTTCGACGACTTCCCGCTGGGCGCGAAGCTCGCCCGCTGGGGCATCGACGCGCACATGGGCCTGCTGTTCGGGCTGCCCAACCAGATCGTGCTCGCGGTGGTGTGCCTGTCGCTGATCACCATGGTGGTCTGGGGCTACCGCATGTGGTGGCACCGCAGGCCGACCCGCGACGGGTTCGGCATGGGCAAACCGTTCGCCCGCGGCGGCTGGCGGTCGATGCCCCCGGCCGCGCTGGTCGCACTCATCGTGGTGGGCGCGCTCGGGGCGTGGTTCCTGCCGGTGTTCGGCGTGACCCTGCTCGGTTTCCTGCTGGTGGACGCCTTACTCGGGCTGCGCGCGAAGGCCCGGCAGCAAACGCCATAA
- a CDS encoding type II CAAX prenyl endopeptidase Rce1 family protein: protein MSVRAGGDVRVVAVVAAVGLLAAATFLANRVLPGWAYPVCGTVTAILLVLLARAAGVGSPAMGLGRHQLGRGMLVGLAGMGLVLLTFAIALAVPALRPLFDDGRVGSPDLTEVLWQTLIRIPLGTVLIEEVAFRGVLPALLGGGQRWRWGPVLGAAALFGLWHLLPSLALVRNAAVDATFGGLPLWLISVLAMLAAAGAGVFLHWWRHTGRSLLAPMAVHTATNSGGLAAAWWLLAQR, encoded by the coding sequence ATGAGTGTGCGCGCCGGCGGTGACGTTCGCGTCGTCGCCGTTGTCGCTGCGGTGGGGTTGCTGGCGGCCGCCACCTTTCTCGCCAATCGCGTGTTGCCTGGGTGGGCGTACCCCGTGTGCGGCACCGTCACCGCGATCCTCCTGGTCCTGCTCGCCCGCGCGGCCGGGGTCGGCTCCCCGGCGATGGGGCTGGGCAGGCACCAGCTGGGCCGCGGGATGCTGGTGGGGCTGGCCGGCATGGGCCTGGTCCTGCTCACCTTCGCCATCGCGCTGGCGGTGCCCGCGTTGCGCCCGCTCTTCGACGACGGCCGCGTCGGCTCGCCGGACCTGACCGAGGTGCTCTGGCAAACCCTCATCCGCATCCCGCTGGGCACCGTGCTGATCGAGGAGGTCGCCTTCCGCGGGGTCCTGCCCGCCCTCCTCGGCGGCGGGCAGCGCTGGCGCTGGGGCCCGGTGCTCGGCGCGGCCGCGCTGTTCGGCCTCTGGCACCTGCTCCCCTCGCTCGCCCTGGTGCGGAACGCCGCGGTGGACGCCACCTTCGGCGGCCTCCCGCTGTGGCTGATCTCCGTGCTGGCCATGCTCGCCGCCGCCGGCGCGGGGGTGTTCCTGCACTGGTGGCGCCACACCGGGCGCAGCCTGCTGGCCCCGATGGCGGTGCACACCGCGACCAACTCCGGCGGCCTCGCCGCCGCCTGGTGGCTGCTCGCCCAGCGCTGA
- a CDS encoding HEAT repeat domain-containing protein has product MVVRDFDAFLDAPGQVSHEAMDELLEFLGIEARGPAEEWWATRVDAAAEAGRDRLIAALAHENPAVRRVTTCVLCYCYEPGVADAVRAVVPADEGTRLGLHIVLGTHEGWSPEGDELARFGSAFGALLGSHRHPDMLGPLASCAGRPGEVLAELPWAEPDWDTPVRAVDELLDRAPELHVPWLLALAGDHAPELADFALRRGDPVLVEPYGLGLLEHPDVEVRRAAVRRLGRWKFDGHLDAVAALLPDPDLGDAALDTLTRADDRRALPRLRALLDDPADPRLRVVAGLGAELVPDVVARLDGPRAPELVEVAANWGALLDRPEVAAWLGRLSEEAAVIRFCRRVALRRRIGDELRDQVRVLATGPSLRVRQHAQFALLETGETEWLVAVLIAEIVEHPVRTGRPGPHNGNYGSRADTTACAWLGRLGPVAVEAVTVLRSVVAEAGEASAAAAEALQRITG; this is encoded by the coding sequence ATGGTGGTGCGAGATTTCGACGCGTTCCTCGACGCCCCGGGGCAGGTGAGCCACGAGGCGATGGACGAGTTGCTGGAGTTCCTGGGCATCGAGGCGCGGGGGCCGGCGGAGGAATGGTGGGCGACGCGCGTCGACGCGGCGGCCGAGGCCGGGCGGGACCGGCTGATCGCGGCGCTGGCCCACGAGAACCCGGCCGTCCGGCGGGTCACCACCTGCGTGCTCTGCTACTGCTACGAACCCGGGGTCGCCGACGCGGTCCGGGCGGTCGTCCCGGCGGACGAAGGGACGCGGCTCGGGCTGCACATCGTGCTCGGCACGCACGAAGGCTGGTCACCGGAGGGCGACGAGCTGGCGCGCTTCGGTTCCGCGTTCGGCGCGCTGCTCGGCTCTCACCGGCACCCGGACATGCTCGGCCCGCTCGCCTCGTGCGCCGGGCGGCCGGGTGAGGTGCTGGCCGAGCTGCCGTGGGCCGAGCCCGACTGGGACACGCCGGTGCGCGCGGTCGACGAGTTGCTGGACCGCGCGCCGGAACTGCACGTGCCGTGGTTGCTCGCGCTCGCCGGGGACCACGCGCCCGAGCTGGCGGATTTCGCGCTGCGCCGGGGAGATCCCGTGCTGGTCGAGCCGTACGGACTGGGGTTGCTCGAGCATCCCGACGTCGAAGTCCGGCGTGCGGCCGTGCGGCGGCTGGGGCGCTGGAAGTTCGACGGGCACCTGGACGCGGTGGCGGCCCTGCTGCCGGATCCGGACCTGGGCGACGCCGCGCTCGACACGCTGACCAGGGCGGACGACCGGCGTGCGCTGCCGCGGTTGCGCGCGTTGCTCGACGATCCGGCGGATCCCCGGCTGCGCGTGGTCGCCGGGCTCGGCGCGGAGCTGGTGCCGGACGTCGTGGCGCGGCTCGACGGGCCGCGGGCGCCGGAACTGGTCGAGGTCGCGGCGAACTGGGGTGCTCTGCTGGACCGTCCCGAAGTGGCCGCGTGGTTGGGGCGGCTGTCCGAGGAGGCAGCGGTGATCCGGTTCTGCCGCCGCGTCGCGTTGCGCCGCCGGATCGGTGACGAGCTGCGTGACCAGGTGCGTGTGCTGGCGACCGGGCCGTCGCTGCGGGTCCGGCAGCACGCGCAGTTCGCGCTGCTGGAGACCGGTGAGACGGAGTGGCTGGTGGCGGTGCTGATCGCCGAGATCGTCGAGCACCCGGTGCGCACCGGGCGGCCGGGGCCGCACAACGGCAACTACGGCAGCCGGGCGGACACGACCGCGTGCGCGTGGCTTGGCCGCCTGGGCCCGGTGGCCGTGGAGGCGGTGACGGTGCTGCGTTCGGTGGTGGCCGAAGCGGGCGAGGCGAGCGCGGCGGCGGCCGAGGCGCTCCAGCGCATCACCGGTTAG
- a CDS encoding GntR family transcriptional regulator, with protein sequence MTTSRTDAEAVYHDLRAEILSGGFAPGSPLRETALATRFGVSRTPVREALRRLAQDRLLVPGTRGMEVRTIDAEEVVQIYDMRVLLEAEAAGQAAQARGTTDLLRLEGLLDRDRKVPDPDDATRIRTNLEFHAAVWRATHNPVLIDLLERLTGHLVHAPQSTLSVGDRWREALDEHENLINAIRDRDEQAARAIAADHMNTARKIRLHLLREAAAR encoded by the coding sequence ATGACGACGAGCAGGACCGACGCGGAGGCCGTGTACCACGACCTGCGCGCGGAGATCCTTTCCGGCGGTTTCGCGCCGGGCAGTCCGTTGCGCGAGACCGCGCTCGCCACCCGCTTCGGCGTCTCGCGCACCCCCGTGCGCGAGGCGCTGCGGCGGCTGGCGCAGGACCGGCTGCTGGTGCCGGGCACGCGCGGGATGGAGGTCCGCACCATCGACGCCGAGGAGGTGGTGCAGATCTACGACATGCGCGTACTGCTCGAGGCGGAGGCAGCCGGACAGGCCGCGCAGGCCCGCGGCACCACCGATCTCCTGCGCCTGGAGGGCCTGCTCGACCGGGACCGGAAGGTGCCCGATCCTGACGACGCCACCCGCATCCGCACCAACCTGGAGTTCCACGCGGCGGTCTGGCGGGCCACCCACAACCCGGTGCTGATCGACCTGCTGGAGCGGCTGACCGGGCACCTGGTGCACGCGCCCCAGTCGACCCTGTCGGTCGGCGACCGCTGGCGCGAAGCGCTCGACGAGCACGAGAACCTGATCAACGCCATCCGCGACCGCGACGAGCAGGCGGCCAGGGCGATCGCCGCCGACCACATGAACACCGCGCGAAAGATCCGCCTCCACCTCCTGCGCGAGGCCGCCGCCCGGTAA
- a CDS encoding LysR family transcriptional regulator, protein MEAHLRDLRYFTAVAEELSFTKAATERLYISQPALSKQIRQLENLLRVTLFDRDHQRVTLTAAGEALLPRARQLLELWDDTRREVGEAAAAREATLTVGFQTRIGRGLMPRVTAELADRLPGWRLLFRQITWRDSTAGLARAEVDVAVAWLPVPESGDLTWRVVATEDRCVALPAGHRLAEHTEVPFGELADEPFIALPATAGALRRFWLALDERETPPTVATEAETAEETFEAVASGLGVVLLSAGNAELYRRDDVVVRPVTGLTPAELAVVWRSDDDRPAIRAFVDAMVRCWTT, encoded by the coding sequence ATGGAAGCGCACCTGCGGGATCTCCGCTACTTCACCGCGGTGGCCGAGGAGCTGAGCTTCACCAAGGCGGCCACCGAGCGCCTCTACATCTCGCAGCCCGCGCTCAGCAAGCAGATCCGCCAGCTGGAGAACCTCCTGCGCGTCACCCTCTTCGACCGCGACCACCAGCGCGTCACGCTCACCGCCGCCGGGGAGGCGCTGTTGCCCCGAGCGCGTCAGCTCCTCGAACTGTGGGACGACACGCGCCGCGAGGTGGGGGAAGCGGCGGCGGCCCGGGAGGCCACGCTGACCGTCGGGTTCCAGACGCGGATCGGGCGCGGGCTGATGCCCCGGGTCACCGCCGAGCTGGCGGACCGCCTGCCCGGCTGGCGCCTGCTGTTCCGCCAGATCACCTGGCGCGACTCCACCGCGGGCCTCGCGCGCGCCGAGGTCGACGTGGCGGTGGCGTGGCTGCCGGTCCCCGAAAGCGGCGACCTCACCTGGCGCGTGGTGGCGACCGAGGACCGCTGCGTGGCGCTGCCGGCCGGCCACCGGCTCGCCGAGCACACCGAGGTGCCCTTCGGCGAACTGGCCGACGAGCCGTTCATCGCGCTGCCCGCCACCGCCGGGGCCCTGCGCCGCTTCTGGCTGGCCCTCGACGAACGCGAGACCCCGCCCACGGTCGCCACCGAGGCCGAAACCGCCGAGGAGACCTTCGAGGCGGTCGCATCCGGGCTGGGCGTGGTACTGCTCTCGGCGGGCAACGCCGAGCTGTACCGGCGCGACGACGTGGTCGTGCGCCCGGTCACCGGCCTGACCCCGGCGGAACTCGCGGTGGTCTGGCGCTCCGACGACGACCGCCCCGCCATCCGCGCCTTCGTCGACGCGATGGTCCGCTGCTGGACCACCTAA